From a region of the Thiorhodovibrio winogradskyi genome:
- a CDS encoding proton-conducting transporter transmembrane domain-containing protein, with protein sequence MTSLADMLPEMLPAMPRGPLMPILVMLLLPFLAALAMRPLAVISRWMAGALGPLTLLLCALLGLGLLVVNPDGPLLIALGSTNAPLELLLKVDRLALVLALVSIALVLLSWTRGEDHPDPVRMHAALLLLAGGLIGLALAGDPVTSWLFLEVCALASGALLLIGGTLRSLTAMLAFVRWSAAGTGLAVAGLGLTLTAASLAAGDSAATTLGRLGVGLLVLGFGVKAALFPLNAWMAPAGWAAGARVLALLTGVVPALALVNLARLLAAGGVPAQGAEALMLLGMGSALAGALGMWWAREFPTFLIGLSLSSMGAVAVGFSLPGPAGPFSALALLLHFLLVHSALFVLAHRWRGRHADLVGIAWRLPLTAAVLMLLAASLVGVPPLPGFWAKLMLVLSLAEHAGAIVLVVLLALLLATAVEAAAWLRLLRQLYARTGLGASGTALADGKALGLTRADRLPRLLEPSRLARAYSLLVAALLLLATLSIAPLAEGLNRLVVPLPTASVAGPRLVVDKDDVWWREVEP encoded by the coding sequence TTGACGTCCCTTGCCGATATGCTGCCCGAAATGTTGCCGGCAATGCCGCGCGGCCCGCTCATGCCGATTCTGGTCATGCTGTTGCTGCCCTTCCTAGCTGCCTTGGCGATGCGACCACTGGCTGTCATATCACGGTGGATGGCTGGGGCACTGGGACCACTGACCTTGTTGTTGTGCGCTCTGCTGGGTCTCGGACTGCTGGTGGTCAACCCGGACGGGCCCTTGCTCATCGCGCTCGGATCAACGAACGCGCCCCTTGAATTGCTGCTGAAGGTCGACCGACTGGCCTTGGTGCTGGCGCTCGTGAGTATTGCGCTGGTGCTGCTGAGCTGGACCCGGGGGGAGGATCATCCAGATCCGGTGCGCATGCACGCGGCCCTGCTGCTGCTTGCGGGCGGTCTGATTGGACTTGCCCTGGCGGGCGATCCCGTCACCAGTTGGCTGTTTCTGGAGGTCTGCGCACTGGCGTCCGGAGCCTTGCTGCTGATTGGCGGCACCCTGCGCTCCCTGACCGCCATGCTCGCTTTTGTGCGCTGGAGCGCGGCGGGAACCGGGCTTGCGGTGGCTGGGCTTGGGCTGACGCTGACGGCGGCATCCCTAGCCGCTGGCGATTCGGCGGCGACTACCCTGGGGCGGCTTGGCGTTGGGCTTTTGGTGCTGGGCTTTGGCGTCAAGGCGGCGCTCTTTCCGCTCAATGCCTGGATGGCCCCGGCCGGTTGGGCGGCCGGGGCGCGCGTGCTGGCCCTGCTGACCGGGGTGGTTCCGGCGCTGGCGCTGGTGAATTTGGCGCGCCTGCTGGCCGCGGGTGGCGTGCCCGCCCAGGGCGCCGAGGCGCTCATGCTACTGGGCATGGGCTCGGCGCTGGCCGGGGCGCTCGGCATGTGGTGGGCGCGGGAATTTCCAACCTTTCTCATTGGCCTGAGCCTGTCCTCCATGGGCGCCGTGGCGGTGGGCTTCTCCCTGCCTGGACCAGCGGGGCCTTTCTCCGCCTTGGCCTTGCTGCTGCATTTTCTGTTGGTGCATTCCGCGCTTTTCGTGCTGGCGCATCGCTGGCGCGGGCGCCATGCGGATCTAGTCGGCATCGCCTGGCGTTTGCCGCTGACCGCGGCGGTGCTGATGTTGCTGGCCGCATCCCTGGTTGGAGTGCCGCCGTTGCCCGGGTTCTGGGCCAAGCTGATGCTGGTGTTGAGTCTTGCCGAGCATGCTGGCGCAATCGTTTTGGTGGTGCTACTGGCGCTGCTGCTGGCCACGGCGGTGGAAGCAGCGGCCTGGTTGCGCTTGCTGCGGCAGCTGTATGCGCGCACCGGGTTAGGCGCGAGCGGGACTGCGCTAGCGGATGGCAAGGCGTTGGGCTTGACGCGCGCTGATCGCTTGCCACGGTTGCTTGAACCCAGTCGCTTGGCGCGCGCCTACAGTCTGCTGGTGGCGGCGCTCTTGTTGCTGGCGACTCTGTCGATCGCGCCCCTGGCCGAGGGACTGAATCGGCTGGTGGTGCCCTTGCCGACGGCTTCGGTCGCTGGGCCGCGTCTGGTGGTGGATAAGGATGATGTCTGGTGGCGGGAGGTTGAGCCATGA
- a CDS encoding proton-conducting transporter transmembrane domain-containing protein, protein MTANSATLPLPWPTAPIVALSADWSWQALSPLDWMFVAALVTLLLALVLGRWRVFAPLFAAGYGAQFWALAHADVLTGQPLVASFALRILRQPVVWRYDSLSWFFAMLTIGAAFVCTLFALAPASNGRAPLFAKADAKADPGADSGTYLGAELGARQTKRLVTRLGASIASRLGPGSGLWHLFHVALALSVLSSLCLFGSGNLLALYVSWEVVVWAFFLLLAVGGGLALGAAVRYAAYSFAGGVALLGALALVFRASGSFDFARVSAALPTLGLGQELLLGLLLLVALGLRLGALPLFAWQPGQVRPPVPVFWHGIAARVGFFALLVLLSRMVGVEWLASMGGLARGGWLDPRLLLCWVALLLVLFGGWRAWRQRCAGAVLSWLALSQTGFVLLALLVGGEFGTASGLLQLFSLGLAEAVLAGLCLVAVPLVSVPFGSQARSSHSGRVETGLRGLALAAALLSGASLVGLPPTLGFVSKWLLYDAILTDPLLGLSRWPLFWLALLGSGLSLLALLRLAAIMRARSGEKCTGRPDAIMAPVLGLSALTLLAGVVPGPAMGWVAAMQRTLGVPVLDWTLGGVAGRIDMLWLTLWQGLLLLPLLAVLWWVWRSASESGERVRAFLWRLLGTVPTGGGLLSEAGRPPMDHAVERAGDQAVDQGRDRRPLIEPLFVALLDRLAGLVVGLSGPRLAPWTLAAVLLSLMLWAFA, encoded by the coding sequence ATGACAGCGAACTCGGCCACTTTGCCCTTGCCCTGGCCGACGGCGCCCATCGTGGCACTGTCCGCTGATTGGTCATGGCAGGCGCTCTCGCCGCTCGACTGGATGTTCGTCGCGGCCCTGGTTACCTTGCTGCTGGCCTTGGTCCTGGGACGTTGGCGAGTATTCGCGCCGCTGTTTGCCGCCGGTTATGGCGCGCAATTCTGGGCCCTGGCACATGCCGATGTGCTGACTGGCCAGCCCCTGGTGGCTTCCTTTGCCTTGCGCATTTTGCGCCAGCCGGTGGTGTGGCGCTATGACAGTCTGTCGTGGTTCTTTGCCATGCTGACCATTGGCGCGGCTTTTGTGTGCACTTTGTTCGCACTGGCGCCAGCGTCCAACGGGAGGGCGCCGCTGTTCGCCAAAGCCGATGCCAAAGCCGACCCCGGCGCGGATTCTGGCACCTACCTGGGCGCAGAACTTGGCGCGCGCCAAACCAAGCGGCTGGTCACTCGCTTGGGCGCCAGTATCGCGTCTCGATTGGGTCCGGGCTCTGGACTCTGGCATTTATTTCATGTGGCATTGGCGCTCTCGGTGCTAAGCAGCCTGTGTCTGTTCGGCAGCGGCAATCTGCTGGCGCTCTATGTGAGTTGGGAGGTGGTGGTCTGGGCCTTCTTCCTGCTGTTGGCGGTCGGTGGCGGGTTGGCACTGGGCGCGGCCGTGCGCTATGCCGCTTATTCCTTTGCTGGTGGCGTGGCCCTGCTCGGTGCGCTGGCGCTGGTGTTTCGCGCCTCTGGATCTTTTGATTTCGCTCGGGTCAGCGCCGCGCTGCCCACCCTGGGCCTGGGGCAGGAACTGCTGCTGGGGTTGTTGTTGCTGGTCGCCCTGGGGCTGAGACTGGGCGCCTTGCCGCTTTTCGCCTGGCAGCCGGGGCAGGTGCGGCCGCCGGTGCCCGTGTTCTGGCATGGTATCGCGGCGCGCGTGGGGTTTTTTGCTCTGCTTGTGTTGCTCTCGCGCATGGTGGGTGTGGAGTGGCTGGCGAGCATGGGTGGGCTGGCGCGGGGTGGCTGGCTCGATCCGCGTCTACTGCTGTGCTGGGTGGCGCTGCTGCTGGTGCTTTTCGGCGGTTGGCGGGCCTGGCGGCAACGCTGTGCTGGCGCCGTGCTGAGTTGGCTGGCACTCAGCCAGACCGGATTCGTGCTGTTGGCCTTGTTGGTGGGCGGGGAGTTTGGCACCGCGAGTGGGCTTTTGCAGTTGTTTAGCCTGGGTCTGGCGGAAGCGGTGCTGGCCGGGCTTTGTCTGGTCGCTGTGCCCTTGGTATCGGTGCCCTTTGGGTCGCAAGCCCGAAGTTCTCATTCGGGTCGCGTGGAGACGGGGCTCAGAGGTCTGGCGCTTGCCGCGGCTTTGCTGTCTGGTGCCAGCCTGGTTGGTCTGCCCCCAACCCTGGGCTTTGTCTCCAAGTGGCTGCTTTATGACGCCATTCTGACCGACCCCCTGTTGGGTCTGAGCCGCTGGCCACTGTTTTGGCTGGCGCTGCTTGGCAGTGGGCTGAGTCTGCTCGCGCTGTTGCGGCTGGCGGCCATCATGCGCGCGCGCTCGGGCGAGAAATGCACGGGTCGGCCCGACGCCATCATGGCGCCGGTGCTGGGGTTGTCCGCTTTGACGCTCCTGGCCGGGGTGGTGCCAGGGCCGGCCATGGGTTGGGTGGCGGCCATGCAGCGCACGCTCGGCGTGCCGGTGCTGGACTGGACCCTGGGCGGCGTTGCTGGCCGTATTGACATGCTGTGGTTGACCCTGTGGCAGGGCTTGCTGCTGTTGCCGCTGCTGGCGGTGCTTTGGTGGGTGTGGCGTAGCGCATCCGAATCTGGCGAACGCGTGCGTGCCTTTTTGTGGCGCCTGCTTGGCACGGTGCCGACGGGTGGTGGCTTGCTCTCGGAGGCAGGGAGGCCCCCTATGGATCATGCGGTGGAGCGTGCGGGGGATCAGGCGGTCGATCAGGGGCGGGATCGGCGGCCCTTGATCGAACCCCTGTTCGTGGCCTTGCTCGACAGGCTGGCTGGCCTGGTCGTGGGGCTGAGTGGTCCGCGTCTGGCGCCCTGGACCCTGGCCGCGGTCTTGCTAAGCCTGATGCTGTGGGCCTTTGCTTAA
- the hypE gene encoding hydrogenase expression/formation protein HypE: protein MTNTKESPQTHFRSRLDIPNGQVDLSHGGGGRAMAQLIEDLFRHHLDNPLLRQGNDQALFGPVRGRLVMSTDGHVISPLFFHGGNIGSLAVHGTINDVAMAGARPLYLAAGFILEEGLPLADLERIVIAMAEASRAAGVPIVTGDTKVVERGKADGCFITTTGVGEVPEGIHISGELAAPGDAVLVSGSLGDHGIAILSRRENLGFGTDLQSDSAALHGLVADMIAAVPDIHCLRDPTRGGMAATLNELAAQSGVGMLIREAAIPLKPEVRGACELLGLDPLHIANEGKLIAICPAERAATLLAAMRAHPLGQESAIIGEVTQDPQRLIELETPFGGRRLLDWLSGEQLPRIC from the coding sequence ATGACCAACACCAAAGAAAGCCCACAAACCCATTTCCGCAGCCGTCTCGACATCCCCAACGGCCAGGTCGACCTCAGCCACGGCGGCGGCGGTCGCGCCATGGCGCAACTGATCGAGGACCTCTTCCGCCACCATCTCGACAACCCTCTGCTGCGCCAAGGCAATGACCAAGCCCTTTTTGGCCCGGTGCGCGGGCGCCTGGTGATGAGCACCGACGGCCATGTGATCTCGCCGCTGTTTTTTCATGGCGGGAACATCGGCAGTCTCGCCGTGCATGGCACCATCAACGATGTCGCCATGGCGGGCGCCCGACCGCTCTACCTGGCCGCTGGTTTTATTCTCGAAGAAGGACTGCCGCTGGCCGACCTTGAGCGTATTGTCATCGCCATGGCCGAGGCATCCCGGGCCGCCGGTGTGCCCATCGTCACCGGCGACACCAAGGTGGTGGAGCGCGGCAAGGCCGATGGCTGTTTCATCACCACCACTGGCGTGGGTGAAGTGCCCGAGGGAATCCATATTTCAGGGGAGCTTGCCGCGCCCGGCGACGCTGTCCTGGTCAGCGGCAGCCTGGGCGATCATGGCATCGCCATTCTGTCTCGGCGCGAGAATTTGGGGTTTGGGACGGATCTCCAATCCGACAGTGCCGCCCTGCATGGGCTGGTCGCGGACATGATCGCCGCCGTGCCAGATATCCACTGTCTGCGCGACCCCACCCGCGGCGGCATGGCGGCAACACTCAATGAGCTGGCCGCCCAGTCGGGCGTGGGCATGCTGATTCGCGAGGCGGCGATTCCGCTCAAGCCCGAGGTCCGCGGGGCCTGCGAGTTGCTTGGGCTCGACCCGCTGCACATCGCCAACGAGGGCAAGCTCATCGCCATCTGTCCGGCCGAGCGCGCCGCGACGCTGCTCGCCGCCATGCGCGCTCATCCGCTCGGGCAGGAATCAGCCATCATCGGCGAAGTCACCCAAGACCCGCAACGGCTGATCGAGTTGGAGACGCCCTTTGGCGGTCGCCGTCTGCTCGACTGGCTCAGCGGTGAGCAACTCCCGCGCATTTGTTAA
- the hypD gene encoding hydrogenase formation protein HypD, producing MKFVDEYRDSALARDLARAILAEARPDRDYRLMEFCGGHTHAIFRYGVQDLMPENLRFVHGPGCPVCVLPMARIDQAIAMASQHGVTLCTYGDLMRVPASERQSLLKAKAAGADIRMVYSTQDALAIARAATQQQPAQQVVFFAIGFETTTPPTAVALKTARAEGLRNFSVFCNHVLTPPALRAILSDSADEVARIDGILGPSHVSTIIGSAAYEFVARDHGLPLVIAGFEPLDVMQSALMLVRQINQGRRDLQNQYSRAVSPEGNTKAQALMRDTLVPRERFEWRGLGWLPESALKIADAYADWDAEQRFPVAVTPGREHEGCECPKVLRGLMEPTDCKLFGRVCSPENPLGACMVSSEGACAAYWLHGRSRIPQRTASASAT from the coding sequence ATGAAATTCGTCGATGAATACCGCGACAGCGCCCTGGCGCGGGATCTCGCCCGCGCTATTCTCGCCGAGGCGCGCCCGGATCGGGACTACCGGCTGATGGAATTTTGCGGGGGCCATACCCATGCCATTTTCCGTTATGGCGTGCAGGATTTGATGCCCGAGAATCTGCGCTTCGTCCATGGGCCTGGCTGCCCGGTCTGCGTACTACCCATGGCGCGCATCGACCAGGCCATCGCCATGGCCAGTCAGCACGGGGTCACACTCTGCACCTATGGCGACCTGATGCGGGTGCCGGCGAGCGAGCGCCAGAGCCTGCTCAAGGCCAAGGCGGCGGGCGCGGACATTCGCATGGTCTATTCCACCCAGGACGCGCTCGCCATCGCCCGCGCCGCGACTCAACAACAACCAGCGCAACAGGTCGTTTTCTTCGCCATCGGTTTCGAGACCACCACGCCACCCACGGCGGTCGCACTGAAGACCGCGCGCGCCGAGGGGCTGCGCAATTTCTCGGTGTTTTGCAACCATGTGCTGACTCCGCCCGCGCTGCGCGCCATTCTGAGCGACAGCGCGGACGAGGTCGCGCGCATCGACGGCATCCTGGGGCCGTCCCATGTCAGCACCATCATCGGCAGCGCGGCCTATGAGTTCGTCGCCCGGGATCATGGCTTGCCCTTGGTCATCGCCGGCTTCGAGCCGCTTGATGTGATGCAAAGCGCGCTCATGCTGGTGCGCCAGATCAACCAGGGGCGGCGCGATCTCCAAAACCAGTACAGCCGCGCCGTCAGCCCCGAGGGCAACACCAAGGCCCAGGCGCTGATGCGCGACACCCTGGTCCCGCGGGAGCGCTTTGAATGGCGCGGCCTCGGCTGGCTACCCGAGAGCGCGCTGAAAATCGCCGACGCCTATGCCGACTGGGACGCCGAGCAACGCTTCCCGGTCGCGGTGACTCCAGGGCGCGAGCACGAAGGCTGCGAATGCCCCAAGGTGCTGCGCGGGCTGATGGAACCGACCGATTGCAAGCTGTTTGGCCGTGTTTGTTCACCAGAGAATCCCCTGGGCGCCTGCATGGTTTCCTCCGAAGGCGCCTGCGCGGCTTACTGGCTCCACGGCCGCTCAAGAATCCCGCAACGCACCGCCAGCGCATCGGCGACCTGA
- a CDS encoding HypC/HybG/HupF family hydrogenase formation chaperone, translating into MCLAIPAQVLSIDSATDQACVSLDGVRKEISLALVDGVEVGDYVLVHVGYALNRISPEEAEETLRLMRALGALDADAAQGASQSAPDQQPQPTQAGAAE; encoded by the coding sequence ATGTGCCTCGCGATCCCCGCCCAGGTGCTCAGCATTGATAGCGCCACCGACCAGGCCTGTGTCTCACTTGATGGCGTGCGCAAAGAGATTTCTCTCGCCCTGGTCGATGGCGTCGAGGTCGGCGACTATGTGCTGGTGCATGTCGGCTATGCGCTCAATCGCATCAGTCCGGAGGAGGCCGAGGAAACCCTGCGGCTGATGCGGGCCTTGGGCGCATTGGATGCGGATGCAGCCCAGGGCGCATCCCAGAGCGCACCCGATCAACAGCCGCAGCCAACCCAGGCCGGGGCAGCCGAATGA
- a CDS encoding ATP-binding protein: MQRKKLPIGISTFAKIRGEDYYYVDKTELALRLIDAGSYYFLSRPRRFGKSLLLDTLAELFQGNLPLFQGLYAERCWDWSIPYPVIRLSFGGGVMRDRGELDAKFRELLDINQASLRIICRQPTAPGCFAELIRAAEQQYGQRVVILVDEYDKPILDNLSDPELARQMREGLRNLYSVIKDHDRHIRFVFITGVSKFSKVSLFSGLNNLQDITIDQRYSALCGYTEADLDLVFAPELEGLDRQQIKDWYNGYNWTGATVYNPFDLLLLFDSRLFRSYWFETGTPTFLIEVLTQRHTFSPRLNAWRATEALLSRFDVDDMSTEALLWQTGYLTFHGQRQLGARIEYTLGYPNLEVESALNEALLKGLYGDASEASEASSRLYDTLMSGDFDQLRQHFVSLYASIPHDWFRNNPVTDYEGYWASVFYSHFAALGLEIRLEDATNHGRLDMALLFNAQVYLFEFKVVELVPEGRALEQLKARNYAEKYQALNQPIHLIGVEFSKQERNLVGFEVISVASANNGSSTN; encoded by the coding sequence ATGCAACGGAAGAAACTCCCCATTGGCATTTCCACCTTCGCCAAGATTCGCGGCGAGGATTACTACTATGTGGATAAGACCGAGTTGGCCCTGCGGCTGATTGATGCGGGCAGCTACTACTTCCTCTCCCGTCCGCGCCGCTTTGGCAAGTCGCTGTTGCTCGATACCCTAGCCGAGCTGTTCCAGGGCAACCTGCCGCTGTTTCAGGGGCTTTATGCCGAGCGGTGCTGGGATTGGAGCATCCCCTATCCGGTGATCCGGTTGAGCTTTGGCGGTGGGGTGATGCGTGATCGCGGTGAGCTGGACGCCAAGTTCCGCGAACTGCTCGATATCAATCAGGCATCCCTGCGAATCATCTGCCGGCAACCAACGGCGCCCGGGTGTTTTGCCGAGTTGATCCGTGCAGCTGAACAGCAATATGGCCAGCGCGTGGTCATCCTGGTCGATGAATACGACAAGCCGATCCTGGATAACCTCTCCGATCCCGAACTTGCGCGGCAAATGCGCGAAGGCCTGCGCAACCTCTATTCCGTGATCAAGGACCATGACCGCCATATCCGCTTTGTCTTCATCACCGGGGTGTCCAAGTTCAGTAAGGTCAGCCTCTTCTCCGGGCTCAATAACCTCCAGGACATCACCATCGATCAGCGCTACTCGGCGCTGTGCGGCTATACCGAGGCGGATCTCGATTTGGTCTTCGCGCCCGAGCTCGAAGGCCTGGACCGCCAGCAGATTAAGGATTGGTACAACGGCTACAACTGGACCGGTGCAACCGTCTATAACCCCTTTGATCTCTTGCTATTGTTTGACAGCCGGCTGTTCCGTTCCTACTGGTTTGAAACCGGCACACCGACCTTCTTGATCGAGGTGCTCACGCAACGCCATACCTTCAGCCCCAGGTTGAACGCCTGGCGCGCCACCGAGGCGCTGCTCTCGCGGTTTGACGTGGATGATATGAGCACCGAGGCCCTGTTGTGGCAGACCGGCTACCTCACCTTCCACGGTCAGCGTCAGCTCGGTGCCCGCATCGAATATACCCTGGGCTACCCGAATCTGGAGGTGGAAAGCGCCCTCAACGAGGCCCTGCTCAAGGGGCTCTATGGCGACGCCAGCGAAGCTAGTGAGGCCAGCAGTCGGCTCTACGACACCCTAATGAGTGGCGATTTCGACCAACTGCGCCAGCACTTCGTCAGTCTCTACGCCAGCATTCCCCACGACTGGTTCCGCAACAACCCCGTCACTGACTACGAAGGCTACTGGGCCAGCGTCTTCTACAGCCACTTCGCCGCTCTGGGGCTGGAGATTCGCTTGGAAGACGCCACCAATCACGGCCGCCTCGACATGGCGCTCTTGTTCAACGCACAGGTCTATCTGTTCGAATTCAAGGTGGTCGAACTGGTACCCGAGGGCCGAGCGCTGGAGCAACTCAAGGCCAGGAATTACGCCGAGAAGTATCAAGCGCTGAACCAACCCATCCATCTCATCGGTGTCGAGTTCAGCAAGCAAGAGCGAAATCTGGTCGGCTTTGAGGTGATCAGTGTTGCTAGCGCCAACAATGGATCATCCACGAACTAG
- a CDS encoding nickel-dependent hydrogenase large subunit, producing the protein MSDALAAYKDPAGRLCIGLRWEDDGWRVDIRSSRPLAASRVFAGKHVTEVARQIPLLYSLCATAQSQAFATAAESILKLTPDASTRLRRQQLLQAELIKEHLWRLLLDWPPILGLPREDSLMARIMAAWQGLRADPRAGNEPFAPGARIEPSRSPSADPALRELITLGEQASLGTAAADWLSTCDSLAHWRRWAKGAQTPAAALARALHTQDLEALGQTTSTARLTQPDLSAIELRLGGSLATPPEGILANKPNSTLDSTSPNAFIAAPSIDGRCYETTPLARMAEEPLITDLTRIHGNSLLTRFAALMIELAQALVEISAPPEQAPSIQSLHPRTDTSLAAVQAARGLLVHRLVVRDGRVQRHQVLAPTEWNFHPRGVLSQALAGLPPLGKATERTSIERLARLLVTSIDPCVDYSIGLAADNESTTS; encoded by the coding sequence ATGAGCGACGCGCTTGCGGCCTATAAGGATCCAGCGGGACGATTGTGCATTGGGCTGCGCTGGGAGGACGACGGCTGGCGGGTGGATATCCGCTCATCGCGCCCACTGGCCGCCTCGCGGGTCTTTGCCGGTAAGCATGTCACCGAGGTCGCGCGCCAGATTCCGCTGCTCTACAGCCTCTGCGCCACTGCCCAGTCCCAGGCTTTTGCCACGGCGGCCGAGTCCATTCTCAAGCTGACTCCCGACGCATCGACCCGGCTCCGCCGTCAGCAGCTGTTGCAGGCGGAGTTGATCAAGGAGCATCTGTGGCGTCTGTTGCTCGACTGGCCGCCTATCCTCGGCCTGCCGCGCGAGGACAGCCTGATGGCCCGGATCATGGCCGCCTGGCAAGGGTTGCGTGCAGACCCGCGCGCGGGCAACGAGCCTTTCGCTCCCGGCGCGCGCATTGAACCGTCAAGGTCACCCAGCGCCGATCCCGCCTTGCGTGAGCTGATCACCCTTGGCGAGCAGGCCAGTCTGGGAACGGCTGCCGCCGACTGGCTGTCCACTTGCGACAGTCTCGCGCACTGGCGGCGCTGGGCCAAGGGCGCCCAAACACCAGCTGCCGCCCTCGCGCGAGCTCTGCACACGCAAGACTTGGAAGCACTCGGCCAGACGACCAGCACCGCCCGGCTCACCCAGCCCGACCTGAGTGCCATTGAGCTCCGGCTGGGTGGCAGTCTGGCTACTCCACCTGAAGGCATTCTGGCCAACAAACCGAATAGCACCCTGGACAGCACCAGCCCCAATGCCTTCATCGCCGCGCCAAGCATCGACGGGCGCTGTTACGAAACCACCCCACTGGCACGCATGGCCGAAGAACCCCTGATCACCGATTTGACCCGGATCCATGGCAACAGCCTGCTGACCCGCTTCGCGGCGCTGATGATCGAACTCGCACAGGCCCTGGTCGAGATCAGCGCGCCCCCTGAGCAGGCCCCCAGCATCCAAAGCCTGCATCCCAGAACGGACACCAGCCTCGCCGCCGTCCAGGCCGCTCGTGGCCTCTTAGTGCATCGGCTAGTCGTGCGCGATGGACGCGTCCAGCGCCATCAGGTGCTGGCGCCGACCGAATGGAACTTCCATCCGCGAGGAGTGCTGAGCCAGGCCTTGGCCGGACTGCCGCCGCTCGGAAAAGCTACTGAACGGACCAGTATTGAGCGGCTGGCCCGCCTGTTGGTGACAAGCATTGATCCCTGCGTTGACTACTCGATCGGCCTGGCAGCTGACAACGAATCAACGACATCTTAA
- a CDS encoding DUF4139 domain-containing protein translates to MQTNAKPRANWPVFAIALTFVFAEAAMANPPESDPTQNQARNQVANQAQGQTQGQNRPNLPEVRTTLADQTAVAVTIYNSDLALIKDQRQISLPAGRLDLAFRDVSARIKPQTALLRPPEGDPAQAPRVIEQNFDFDLLTPGKLLEKYVGREVGLIRTHPTTGEETEETARVLAANDGVVLQLGDRIETGHPNSLRYRIVYRDIPANLRDRPTLVMRLDNQATQPQALELSYLTGGLSWQADYVGELNDEETRLDLTGWVTLENRSGTSYGNARLQLVAGDVNRAPEPVSMFDGMAERRMMAAAAPPMQEEALFEYHLYSLAEPTTIADNQSKQVSLLSASGAKVRKELLIQGGATGASSYQRALGDLAQDLDVQVFLELTNDEDSNLGLPLPAGTLRVYKGDSAGNAQFIGEDRIDHTPKNETFKVLLGQSFDVTASRKQTEFSKRSGTGPWQYEFDSAFEILVKNAKPEAVSVTLQESLPGDWQILEESAPHQKGNARTAVWTLEVPAEGSTTLTYRVRVRL, encoded by the coding sequence ATGCAAACAAACGCCAAACCCCGGGCCAACTGGCCAGTTTTCGCCATTGCCCTGACATTCGTGTTCGCGGAGGCAGCCATGGCCAATCCACCCGAATCCGACCCAACCCAAAACCAAGCCCGCAACCAGGTCGCGAATCAGGCCCAAGGTCAGACCCAAGGTCAGAACAGGCCCAACCTGCCCGAAGTGCGCACCACCCTGGCCGACCAGACCGCGGTCGCCGTCACCATCTACAACAGCGACCTGGCGCTGATCAAGGACCAGCGCCAAATCAGTTTGCCAGCCGGTCGTCTGGATCTCGCTTTTCGCGATGTCAGCGCGCGCATCAAGCCGCAGACCGCCCTGCTGCGCCCGCCAGAGGGCGATCCAGCCCAGGCGCCAAGGGTCATTGAGCAGAATTTCGACTTCGACCTGCTCACCCCGGGCAAGCTGCTGGAAAAATACGTCGGGCGCGAGGTTGGGCTGATCCGCACCCATCCGACCACGGGCGAGGAGACCGAGGAAACCGCCAGGGTCCTGGCCGCCAACGACGGCGTGGTGCTGCAACTCGGTGATCGCATCGAGACCGGCCATCCCAACAGCCTGCGTTATCGCATCGTCTATCGTGACATTCCCGCGAATCTGCGCGATCGCCCCACCCTGGTGATGCGACTGGACAACCAGGCGACCCAGCCACAGGCACTGGAACTCAGCTACCTGACCGGTGGCCTGAGCTGGCAGGCCGATTATGTCGGTGAGTTGAACGACGAGGAGACCCGACTTGATCTCACCGGCTGGGTGACACTGGAAAACCGCAGCGGCACCAGCTACGGCAATGCCCGGCTGCAACTGGTCGCGGGCGATGTCAACCGCGCGCCCGAGCCGGTGAGCATGTTCGATGGCATGGCCGAGCGACGGATGATGGCAGCGGCGGCGCCGCCGATGCAGGAAGAAGCGCTGTTTGAGTATCACCTCTACAGCCTGGCCGAGCCGACCACCATTGCCGACAACCAGTCCAAGCAGGTCAGCCTGCTGAGTGCCTCCGGTGCCAAGGTGCGCAAGGAACTGCTGATTCAGGGCGGCGCCACCGGCGCCAGCAGCTATCAGCGTGCACTCGGCGATCTGGCCCAGGATCTGGACGTGCAGGTGTTTCTTGAGCTGACCAATGACGAAGACTCCAACCTCGGTCTGCCGCTGCCCGCCGGCACCCTGCGCGTCTACAAAGGCGACTCAGCCGGCAACGCCCAGTTCATCGGCGAGGATCGGATTGACCATACCCCCAAAAACGAAACCTTCAAGGTCTTGCTTGGGCAGTCCTTCGATGTCACCGCCAGCCGCAAGCAGACGGAATTTAGCAAGCGCTCTGGCACCGGCCCCTGGCAGTATGAGTTCGACAGCGCCTTTGAGATCCTGGTGAAGAACGCCAAGCCGGAAGCGGTCTCGGTGACCTTGCAGGAAAGTCTTCCCGGTGACTGGCAAATCCTCGAAGAAAGCGCGCCGCATCAAAAAGGCAATGCCCGCACGGCGGTGTGGACGCTTGAGGTACCAGCCGAGGGATCAACGACCTTGACTTATCGAGTCCGTGTGCGCTTATGA